In Anopheles bellator chromosome 2, idAnoBellAS_SP24_06.2, whole genome shotgun sequence, the genomic stretch TGCTTCACGGTTTGAGGCGCCGGTCAGTAATTAACAAATGGCCCTCAGGAAGctgggttccgttttttgcctGTGTTTGAGTAATATTTCTGAAATAtagtttttgaaatttattattattaaatgcaaatattaCTCCAAGTGAAATGGTTGCACCATTAACGACGAAGCACGTTGCAACTCATGCACGTATGCGAAATCATGCGTTATGTTTAGATAAACTTTATCATCATTTCCAACGTAGTTGTGGCCCGTTCCGTGCAAATCTTCAAAAAGTACTTCCAAAATCCGTTGTCTCGGTGTTTGCCCAtgtaaatattcaaaattcaaGTTTCAACGAACGTTGTTCCCTTCGGAAACGTTTCCTAGTCGAAGCACAGCACCGTTGTAGCGCTCCGCGCCGACAGTTATAGGGTTCTGCAAAGAAAAATTTTCAAATCGACCGCGTGCCTGTGACCGTTATCTGAAGTGAAGTGAGCGTGATTGGTGAACATTTAGATTGCAAGCGAAACATACTGATTGGCCactattaaataaaaaacaataaaaatgttaacaTTACACGCGGTAAATGGGTTTGCTTACTCTCTTTAAATCGGTTTAATTATTTGTACACTTTAAAATACATTGGTTAAACGCAGAACCTTTCCACAGTGGCTCAAACAAGTGGCTCAGAGGTAAATACACAGCTACGTTCGTTTGTTCACATGCCGGGCACGTTCAGCTCTTGGGAACGGACCACCGCCGGCTAATCCTTTTTACAGTGGTAACAGGAGCAGTTCGTGGCCGACTTGAAGGTTAAATTCCGCAGACCGTTCACGCACCTCAGCGTCACCCGTACGTCCTCCGTTTCCATGATGTTGCAGCACTGGCCAACACTGGTGACCGGCTGCGGGGGTTTGTGGCCAACGATCGCGAACGGGGCCGAGGGCACGGCAAACGACTCACAAAATCCTCGGCACGCGTTGGTGGTGATCGAAAACTCAATACAGTCCGGTATGCTTATCTTTCGCGTGTGGCCTGCATTCGGGACGAAACAAACGTACGGATTGGGGCCGTCGAAACGATAAACCGAatccggcccgacccgggccgTAGGCTACTCACCAACTTTATGGCATCCCGGTTTCTGCCAGGTCTCCCGACCCTTTACCACTGTAGCGGAACAACACACCATCACCACTATCAGCAGCCGAGTCCATGACATCTTTTCACTCTGCTCGCCCCCGGCTCGGATTGGCTCTGCGAACGGTGCGCTGTGAACGTTACTTAGGCCCAGTGACTTCGTCCCGCTTCGAATTTGAACCACGTTTGGGAATTGTCTTTAGAACCTTCtatttatcatcatcaccacaGCGCCTCAACGGTTGGTTGAGAGATGGACGCTACTTGTGACCTGCACTGTCCTGGCACTGACCCTCGTTGAGGTCCTAGCGCAACGTTTTATACACGGCTCGATTCAACTCCCAAACTCGCAGGACATGCGCACAGCTCTCGTTGCGTGGGACGTACTGCTGTGAAATGAAGATTCCTTGGTACTCCAACACCATCCGCCGTCGCCACCTTTAACCTAACGGCGTACGGTCCCTCTCAAGTAGCCCTCAGCAGAGGAGGGCATTTCCGTAGATTACAGTGAGGAGCACACTAAACAATGCGTTACTACAAATATGCACTAAGCAAGTATCTGTTATCCGCGATCCGATCCATCCGTTTCAAATGAAGAACCGGAGGCCCGTTTCAAAGGTTAACACAACAGAGACTCGCCAAATCGCTggcaaaaaaatgtaattcatTTCCGAAGACTGAGACcgatttattatttatcgaCCGTAACGCTGATTTCATTTCGGCCAGCCGAATGCCGAACCAGTTGGGAACAACGAAATGGCGACGGATGCCAGGCGAATCCCCGGGAGGCACCAGGGCAGCACAAATTAAACGATATCAGCGAGTCACGACGGGAGTCtggggtttgtgttttcgaaaACGAACTCCTTGCACCAGAGAATCTGTAAAAGGAATCCTTCAGGGTATAAAGCGGACGAGTAGGGTGCGTGTGCGCGGGGGGTTTCTCAAATCGATGGCGTCTTTCCAACGGCCCCATTTGTTGCCCTCGTGTAATGGTCCGGCAAGAGGCCCGCAGCGCAAAACTGCATCCGTTCCGGGCGgacaaaacatttcaataattcTCAAATCTTCCTCTTTCACATGACTGCAAATCCGATTagttcatttgcatttttcttccacttgaCGCCAGAGAGCCTGCCGATTAGAAATCAGCTGGCACAAGTGCGCCCACCGCTGACTGCGGGTGTGTTTCTGTAATCCCCATCTTCGGTCCGGAAAATGTGAACGAAAGAGCCGATTCAAATGACCAGCGGCTATTCGCCCACACAAGTGGTCACTTCTTCACTCGCAACGAATCCAGATTTCATGCGTGGATGTTGCGCGCATGTCCGAGACAGCCCAGGCCAAACGGCCACTAGGACTCGGGTGTATAAAACGGCGGGATTTCGTCCCTGGATGCATCATCCACCCGACAGAGCGACGATCGGAGTGATGCCGCGTagggttttcgtttcgttcgcgcgCCAAACAATCCTGTAACAAGTGGCGGGACAGAGATCTCCAGTGTGGTCCGTGCTAGTTTCTAGTATCCTTTTTAGGCACGCCAGAGCCAGTATGAGTAGCGCGGCGAATGGTCCGCTTCTGGTATCGGTGCTCTGCGTGATCCTGTCGCTCGGAGGATCGAACGCCGAAACCCGTAGGGAGGTGACAGATCGTTCGAATCAAGTGTATCTCGGTTGCCACAAGCGCCTGTTCACCTACCGCGTATCGCAAACGGATAGTAAGGGCCGCACTTGTTGGGATCATGTGTCAGTGTTGTCCTGCTGGGGTCGGTGTGATTCGAACGAAATCTCGGACTGGCGCTTCCCGTATAAACGCTCGCACCATCCCGTTTGCGTCCATGGGGGACGCACGAAAGCGGTGGCCATGCTGAGGCACTGCCACCCGGACGCGGACCCCGAGGCGCGGCAGTACGAATACATGGAACCGAAATCGTGCAACTGTCAGGTAAGCAGTGCGGGGTAAGACCGTACGGCTGATCCTGCTATAGCTACCCTACCCTACGTTTGCAGACCTGCTCGAGCACGGATACCAGTTGCGAGGGACCGAAGCAGCTGAACACGGAAGCGGTGACTAAGATCTTTCAAATCGAAGACGAGGACACGGAGCCGGAGTACACATAATGGGGAGGATATGAATTAGCCAACGTCTGCCGGACCTGTCGACCCTACGGTAGCCATTCAACGTGATGAAAGTTGTTCCGGAATGCCCTGGGCAATGTACAGATCGCAAGTGGTCGGTCGATAACAAGTACAAGAGAATTGAAAACAAACTAGAGAAGGAATAAAcgttgaatttattttttgtgccaATACCAGACTATTTCACCAAACAATACAGTAGTACTGGTCACAGTTGTTTCGGGGGCGACTTGCAAGCTGCTATATTGATCCTGTAAGCAAACCCAAACAGACCGGCCGTATCGAGACTTTCGTTTATCGGATTAGATTTATTCATATACACTCAACGCTAAACGCTTACCTAGTCGTCGTCACGTAAATCAAACCGTACATATTGTAAttacaaatcataaaaaaataatcgttcaGCCTGTAGTATGAAATAATTGAAAGGAAAGCTGTCTGGGGCCTCGTCTTTAGTCTCTGCATCTACACGGGGCGTCCATTAAAATGTTCACACAGAAGGATGATTAACGGGTGGCTTCTTATACGATTCCTTTTCTGGCTTGCCTTTACAAATCGATGCGTTCGTGTCTAATACAGAGCTCAGTTCATCGAAGGACATCGTTCGACAGCGTCAGAAAACTTGAAAAATCGTACAGAGCTGCGTGGTAAAAAAGGTCTCTGAATCTAACGGGGGTTGGCCCTCGGTCGTCGGTGAGCAGTGGATGTAGGTTGCATCGCAATACGCACGCGCTAGAGAGAACGGCTAGTTGCTGGCCCCAAAGGGGGCGTGCTGGGAGTTTGAACTTCAGAATCTCTAGCGAGCTTAATCTTAGCCGATACATTACTGTGTCTATAAATTATGAACCCTGCTCTCTTCTCTGGCCACTGCTCTAGTTCTGTCTTGCTCGGTGGTCTTGCACACGCTCCCTGTTACTGTtgcatgttgttgtttgtgacGTCAAGCGATCGCAAAATTTTTTGGTCCATCCGTTCGGTAGGGGCTCGAAATTCCGCCATCCGAACACTGGGTGGCTACGAGATGAATAAGAGGAGGTGTTTTGAAAAAAGGGGATTACATTCTACCAGACCGTCTCCTTCCGGCCACTCTCCGTGCATTCCCGGGTACATTCTCTCTAGCCCCTCGGCACAGGCACGCACGCCAAGGTAAATGAGGTCGAGGATCAACTTCTTCGGAGAACGGCCCAAACGGAGTGCGGCCGACTGGCTGAGGCAGCACTTTTAATCGTGGTCACCGTTGCGGTGACGAGACCGCGATCGCGACATGGAGCGCGACTGCGAGCGCGATACAGAGCGCTTGGGCGAGCGCGAGCGGCTTCTCGATGGACTTCTGGTCACCGCGCGGCGTGGCGATTTGCTAGCGCCACGGCTAAGCGAGCGATGGTTCTGGGCGCCACCACGCTTTGGTGTCGTCTTCGTGCGCGACCCACGTTCGCGGGAACGGCTACGGGAACGGCTGTAGCTGCGCGAGCGAGTCTTTAGCTCACGCGAGCGGGATCGCGGGCTACGGCTGCGAGATCTGGGATCCAAgtggtgacggcgacgacgacgacgtgggtTGTGATGAAGTAGGTAAAGTGCACCatggaacgaaacaaaaaagaattaGTAAAGGATCGCGATGtcgaacgaaaccaaaacaaagtaaacaaaatctaGGTCAAACGATGGCACTCAAAGGAGCGTATTATTCACATTCAAGTTAATCATTCAGTTCATCAAAAACGTCCATCTTTGGGAGCCACGCCACGGAATGTGACAAAGAATtggtagaagaaaaaatcgcACTCCATGCCACAACCACATGCCCGAGAGTTTctcgccaggccaggccgcc encodes the following:
- the LOC131209579 gene encoding thyrostimulin alpha-2 subunit, encoding MSWTRLLIVVMVCCSATVVKGRETWQKPGCHKVGHTRKISIPDCIEFSITTNACRGFCESFAVPSAPFAIVGHKPPQPVTSVGQCCNIMETEDVRVTLRCVNGLRNLTFKSATNCSCYHCKKD
- the LOC131211025 gene encoding thyrostimulin beta-5 subunit encodes the protein MSSAANGPLLVSVLCVILSLGGSNAETRREVTDRSNQVYLGCHKRLFTYRVSQTDSKGRTCWDHVSVLSCWGRCDSNEISDWRFPYKRSHHPVCVHGGRTKAVAMLRHCHPDADPEARQYEYMEPKSCNCQTCSSTDTSCEGPKQLNTEAVTKIFQIEDEDTEPEYT